One window of the Epinephelus moara isolate mb chromosome 22, YSFRI_EMoa_1.0, whole genome shotgun sequence genome contains the following:
- the LOC126383485 gene encoding uncharacterized protein LOC126383485 isoform X2: MAPLTSPSSCVSCSRFAEMLMDTITFGPTQSASLCASGSDAAPSGPDAAPETAEAAPPLVPAAAAADPPPDTVSDDSWIRHGARPRVLTSSTPSDPEPWCLVPALGRRGRRSSHAPHHNIQLENKFEPLAFPPVDEEPDRPPPPSSSPSQGSHGSPSPPRPSIAIHERSSLRKTLRSIPLFTPAPQRAPAPLYVGPCPATSSLLVKSPPPTASPTSSSHETPHSASPRPLFPPTTLITGDSITRHIRFFNAVTHCFPGATVPVILQKLPDLLNTLPSSIHRIIVHVGINDSSL; this comes from the coding sequence ATGGCTCCGCTTACCTCTCCCTCCAGCTGTGTCAGCTGCTCCCGCTTCGCCGAGATGTTAATGGATACCATCACCTTTGGCCCTACACAATCTGCCTCCCTCTGTGCTTCTGGCTCTGACGCAGCTCCCTCTGGCCCTGATGCTGCTCCTGAGACCgctgaagctgctcctcctTTGGTGCcagctgccgctgctgctgacCCCCCTCCGGACACCGTTTCTGACGACTCCTGGATACGACACGGGGCCAGGCCCAGGGTCCTGACCAGTTCCACTCCATCGGACCCTGAGCCCTGGTGCCTGGTCCCTGCTCTCGGTAGGAGAGGGAGGCGCTCCTCCCACGCGCCTCATCACAACATCCAGCTGGAGAATAAGTTTGAACCCCTCGCTTTTCCTCCTGTTGATGAGGAGCCCGATCGTCCTCCCCCTCCTTCTTCATCTCCGTCCCAGGGGTCTCACGGCTCACCGTCACCTCCGAGGCCCTCTATCGCCATACATGAGCGCTCCTCTCTCCGCAAGACTCTCCGCTCCATACCGCTGTTTACACCGGCACCGCAGCGCGCTCCCGCCCCCCTCTATGTCGGTCCCTGTCCAGCCACTTCATCGCTTCTGGTGAAGTCTCCTCCACCGACCGCTTCTCCCACCTCATCCAGCCATGAGACCCCACATTCAGCATCCCCTCGCCCCCTTTTTCCTCCGACTACTTTAATCACTGGGGACTCAATTACACGACACATCCGCTTTTTTAATGCCGTAACGCATTGTTTCCCCGGAGCCACAGTCCCCGTCATCCTGCAAAAACTCCCAGATCTGCTGAACACATTGCCGTCCTCCATCCACAGGATTATTGTTCACGTTGGAATAAATGATTCATCACTTTGA